In a single window of the Niabella ginsenosidivorans genome:
- a CDS encoding RagB/SusD family nutrient uptake outer membrane protein: MNFRIYIIAILFSLPFMACNKNFLDTVPYDGISSTKIFENDANAKLAVNGIYQAASQKAFLDPFINVTTNLGPDSYSYGRAASNAFSMGLGTNRGTGILNIYTNFYKPIIYANDVIAGLDNNENVTEDLRNRLIGEAKFFRGLCYFYLWNYFGDVVLIDKPTPVSETFLPRSPVAEVQQLVIDDFKDAAQRLPVSYTSADVGRATQGAAIAMLGKTYLYLQRWDEAEAEFAKLLQAPYTYDLTDNFGDSFYWQTQNNKESVFELQYAMEAGTGSTFERWYGNRSGGVGGEDYAEAATTALSVFTHKNGTPFDLTTIPQRTAYTGSTAEVDYGKDLIHWYDTTFADADVRLGQSVILPGSTFFGNNNMYYKLYWPYNTYINADTPALRTTWSTTVGVIPIRKFLTLGEENILNPSTCPTNFPLVRFADVLLMYAEAVNEAKGPLPEVYDAVNRVRKRAKIVDLPTGLSKDQMQRAIRLERYKELMFETHLYFDVKRWHVAHLTPAQDPVFGLNNDVVDFRFVKLFTKVFREDRDYLFPIPGDEIDLNPLLTQNPNWD, from the coding sequence ATGAATTTCAGAATTTATATAATCGCCATTTTATTTTCCCTGCCCTTTATGGCATGCAATAAAAACTTCCTGGATACGGTTCCTTATGATGGTATATCAAGTACCAAAATATTTGAGAACGATGCCAATGCCAAATTAGCCGTTAACGGCATCTACCAGGCTGCTTCACAGAAAGCCTTTCTGGATCCGTTTATAAATGTTACCACTAATCTCGGCCCGGATAGTTATTCTTATGGCAGGGCAGCCAGCAATGCCTTCTCCATGGGGCTTGGTACCAACCGTGGAACAGGCATATTAAACATATATACCAATTTTTATAAGCCCATTATTTATGCAAATGATGTTATAGCAGGCCTTGATAACAATGAAAATGTAACAGAAGACTTGCGGAACAGGCTGATCGGTGAAGCCAAATTCTTCAGGGGTTTATGCTATTTCTACCTTTGGAATTATTTTGGGGATGTGGTGCTGATTGATAAACCCACACCTGTATCGGAAACCTTTCTTCCCAGGTCACCTGTTGCAGAGGTGCAGCAATTAGTGATCGATGATTTTAAAGATGCGGCGCAAAGACTACCGGTAAGCTATACCTCTGCGGATGTGGGCAGGGCTACCCAGGGTGCAGCTATTGCCATGCTGGGGAAAACCTACTTATACCTGCAACGCTGGGATGAAGCCGAAGCGGAATTTGCCAAGTTATTACAGGCACCCTATACCTATGATCTTACAGACAATTTTGGTGATTCTTTTTACTGGCAGACCCAAAATAATAAAGAGTCTGTTTTTGAGCTGCAATATGCCATGGAAGCAGGCACGGGCAGCACTTTTGAGCGTTGGTACGGCAACCGGAGCGGAGGCGTAGGCGGAGAAGATTATGCAGAAGCCGCAACAACAGCATTAAGTGTATTTACCCATAAGAACGGAACACCTTTTGATCTTACAACCATACCCCAAAGGACAGCCTATACCGGCAGCACCGCAGAAGTAGATTACGGAAAAGACCTCATTCACTGGTACGACACTACATTCGCAGATGCTGATGTACGTCTTGGCCAAAGCGTTATTCTGCCCGGATCTACTTTTTTCGGCAATAACAATATGTACTATAAACTCTACTGGCCTTACAACACATATATCAATGCCGACACGCCTGCATTACGTACGACCTGGAGTACCACGGTGGGTGTGATACCTATCCGCAAGTTCCTGACGCTGGGAGAAGAAAATATTCTGAATCCCAGTACCTGTCCGACCAATTTCCCGCTGGTTCGTTTTGCGGATGTATTACTGATGTATGCGGAAGCCGTTAATGAAGCAAAAGGCCCTTTACCCGAAGTGTATGATGCCGTGAACCGCGTAAGGAAAAGGGCGAAAATTGTAGATCTTCCCACAGGACTAAGCAAAGACCAGATGCAGCGTGCGATCAGGCTGGAACGCTATAAGGAGCTGATGTTCGAAACGCATTTATACTTTGATGTGAAAAGGTGGCATGTAGCTCATTTGACGCCTGCGCAGGATCCGGTTTTTGGACTTAATAATGACGTAGTGGATTTCAGGTTTGTGAAGCTTTTTACAAAAGTCTTTAGAGAAGACCGGGATTATTTGTTCCCGATTCCGGGGGATGAAATAGATCTGAACCCTTTATTGACCCAGAATCCGAACTGGGACTGA
- a CDS encoding DUF6250 domain-containing protein encodes MYQLLIIGIGMLLLMGNQSDRLFTEHFDYPDGEPPGSFWSEGNAVTIRNGRLRIDADTAVPRASSVWLDKEIIGDVSIEFDVYLLSSADDANNINVFFMYSDPSGKPLRQTAATRQDGLYRKYHQLNGFIVTNVTNGDTSAIRYRFRKNPGFKLMAEARQYRNIRGKKVHIKLIRKGNHFEYWEDRNKVLDLVSSEPGESYNKGLFGFRTWHTALEIDDLLIKRI; translated from the coding sequence ATGTACCAGTTATTGATTATTGGTATCGGGATGCTCTTGTTGATGGGCAATCAGAGTGACCGGCTATTTACCGAGCACTTTGATTATCCTGACGGGGAGCCACCCGGATCCTTCTGGAGCGAAGGCAATGCTGTAACCATTCGCAATGGCCGCCTGCGGATCGATGCGGATACAGCAGTACCCCGTGCTTCATCGGTTTGGCTGGATAAAGAAATAATAGGAGATGTCAGCATTGAATTCGATGTGTATCTGCTGTCCTCTGCCGATGATGCCAATAACATAAATGTATTCTTTATGTACAGCGATCCGTCCGGTAAGCCTCTCCGGCAAACTGCAGCAACGCGACAGGACGGCCTTTACCGGAAGTATCACCAGCTGAATGGTTTTATTGTTACGAATGTTACAAATGGAGATACTTCAGCAATTCGCTACCGTTTCAGAAAAAACCCGGGTTTCAAATTGATGGCAGAAGCCCGTCAGTACAGGAATATCCGCGGAAAAAAAGTACATATAAAATTGATCAGGAAAGGCAATCATTTTGAGTATTGGGAAGACCGGAATAAAGTATTGGACCTGGTAAGCAGTGAACCCGGAGAATCATATAACAAGGGATTGTTTGGATTCCGTACCTGGCATACGGCATTGGAAATTGATGATCTTTTAATTAAAAGAATATGA